From one Humulus lupulus chromosome 8, drHumLupu1.1, whole genome shotgun sequence genomic stretch:
- the LOC133797014 gene encoding multiprotein-bridging factor 1c: MPSRNPGVLTQDWEPVVLHKSKPKAQDLRDPKAVNRALRSGAAVQTIKKSDAGANKKAATAPVVNVRKLDEGTEPAALNRVATEVRQAIQKARMGKNMSQGDLAKQINERPQVVQEYENGKAVPNQAVLAKMEKVLGVKLRGKIGK, encoded by the coding sequence ATGCCGAGCAGAAACCCAGGAGTCCTAACTCAGGACTGGGAACCGGTTGTTCTCCACAAGTCTAAGCCCAAGGCTCAGGACCTACGGGACCCGAAGGCTGTGAACCGGGCACTCCGGTCCGGCGCCGCTGTTCAGACCATCAAGAAGTCCGACGCCGGGGCAAACAAGAAGGCCGCCACCGCACCGGTAGTCAACGTGAGGAAGCTCGATGAAGGGACCGAGCCGGCGGCTCTGAATCGGGTAGCGACCGAGGTGAGGCAGGCGATTCAGAAGGCGCGGATGGGGAAGAATATGAGCCAGGGCGACTTGGCCAAGCAGATCAACGAGCGTCCTCAGGTGGTACAGGAATATGAGAACGGCAAGGCCGTGCCGAACCAGGCCGTGTTGGCGAAGATGGAAAAGGTTCTTGGCGTCAAGCTCAGGGGAAAGATCGGAAAATGA
- the LOC133797013 gene encoding aldehyde dehydrogenase family 2 member C4-like, which translates to MGSNTDNCNGNKSESFDVKMPTIKFTKLFINGEFVDSVSGKTFETIDPRNGEVIARVAEGDKEDIDLAVKAARAAFDRGPWPRMSGSERAKIMMKFADLIEENIEELASLDSRDAGKLFSMGKAIDIPEVANTLRYYAGAADKIHGEVLKMSRPFHAYTLLEPIGVVGHIIPWNFPSTMFFIKVSPALAAGCTMLIKPAEQTPLSALFYAHLAKLAGIPDGVLNVVPGYGPTAGAAISSHMDIDKVSFTGSGEIGREVMKAAAASNLKPVSLELGGKSPLIIFDDADIDMASELALMGILLNKGEICVASSRVYVQEGIYDELVNKLVEKAKAWSVGDPFDPQVRQGPQVDKAQFDKILSYIEHGKREGATLLTGGKPIGEKGYYIEPTIFTDVTEEMMIVKDEIFGPVMALMKFKTMEEAIKSANNSRYGLAAGILTKNLDVANTVSRSIRAGTIWINCYLAFGNDCPFGGYKMSGFGRDLGLEALHKYVQIKSVVTPLYNSPWL; encoded by the exons aTGGGGAGCAATACTGATAATTGTAATGGCAACAAATCCGAGTCGTTTGATGTGAAGATGCCCACAATAAAATTCACTAAGCTGTTCATTAATGGAGAATTTGTCGACTCAGTTTCAG GAAAAACATTTGAGACGATAGATCCAAGGAACGGGGAGGTGATAGCAAGAGTTGCCGAAGGAGATAAGGAAGACATCGATTTGGCTGTGAAAGCCGCCCGTGCCGCCTTCGATCGTGGCCCTTGGCCTCGCATGTCTGGCTCA GAGAGGGCAAAGATTATGATGAAGTTTGCAGATTTGATAGAGGAAAACATTGAGGAACTAGCTAGTCTGGACTCCCGTGATGCAGGGAAATTGTTTAGCATGGGAAAAGCCATAGACATACCTGAAGTGGCAAACACCCTCCGGTACTACGCCGGTGCCGCCGATAAAATTCACGGAGAGGTGCTCAAAATGTCACGTCCATTTCATGCCTACACATTGCTTGAGCCCATTGGAGTTGTGGGACACATCATCCCTTGGAATTTTCCAAGCACCATGTTTTTTATTAAGGTCAGCCCTGCCTTAGCCGCTGGCTGCACCATGCTCATCAAACCCGCCGAGCAAACTCCACTCTCAGCTCTCTTTTACGCTCATCTAGCCAAGCTT GCTGGTATCCCAGATGGAGTGCTCAATGTGGTACCTGGGTATGGACCAACTGCGGGTGCTGCCATTAGCTCTCATATGGACATTGACAAG GTAAGTTTTACTGGGTCTGGGGAGATTGGACGTGAAGTAATGAAGGCAGCTGCAGCAAGCAACTTGAAACCAGTATCACTAGAATTAGGAGGCAAGTCACCGCTCATTATTTTTGACGATGCTGATATAGATATGGCTTCTGAGCTTGCTCTTATGGGAATCCTACTTAACAAG gGAGAAATATGCGTGGCAAGTTCTCGTGTTTATGTTCAAGAAGGGATTTACGATGAATTGGTGAACAAATTAGTAGAGAAGGCTAAAGCTTGGTCAGTGGGCGACCCCTTTGATCCTCAAGTTCGTCAAGGACCCCag GTTGACAAGGCGCAGTTTGATAAAATCCTGAGCTACATTGAGCATGGCAAGAGAGAAGGAGCCACACTGTTAACTGGTGGTAAGCCAATTGGGGAGAAGGGATATTACATTGAGCCTACCATTTTCACCGATGTTACG GAAGAAATGATGATTGTAAAAGACGAGATATTTGGGCCTGTTATGGCGCTCATGAAGTTCAA gaCCATGGAGGAGGCTATAAAGAGCGCCAACAATAGTAGATATGGGCTGGCCGCAGGAATTTTGACCAAAAACTTGGATGTGGCCAATACTGTTTCGAGATCAATTAGGGCGGGTACCATATGGATCAATTGCTACCTTGCTTTCGGTAACGATTGCCCTTTTGGTGGATACAAAATGAGTGGGTTCGGAAGGGACTTGGGCTTGGAGGCTCTTCATAAGTATGTCCAAATTAAGTCCGTAGTCACACCCCTTTATAACTCTCCTTGGCTCTGA